The DNA sequence AACTTTGATGTGCTCAGTGAGCTGCTGCCGTTAATCAGGAAGGTGGAAGGGGTGCATGATGTGCGCACAGTCTCTTTCATGCCTTCCGAGCAGGAGCATTACGCGCTCAAGACCTTGTTGAAGACGCTGCCGGATTCTGTCTTCTCCATCGACGTTAAGGGGCGGATCCGCATCGTCAATGAGTCGGCGCTGATGACGGTCAACATGGGTGAGCACGAGGTGCTCGACGAACCCCTCAATCATTGGGTACAGGGCTTTAACTTCAACCGCTGGCTCAGCGAGCCGCTGGTGTTGGCCCAGGCCACACGGGTTAACATTGGCCAGAGCGAATACCTGGCCGAGATGCTGCCCATCTATCTGCCTGACGAGAACGACAAGACCATTCTGGCCGGTGCCGTAGTCTCCCTCAAATCGCCCGCACGGGTCGGCAAGCAGTTTAACGCCCTACAGAATCAGACCACAGGATTTGAGAATGTGCTGGCGGTCAGCGACAAGATGAAAGAGGTGTTAGTGCAGGCCAGACGCATGGCCCAGCTCGATGCGCCTCTGCTGATCACGGGTGAGACGGGCACAGGCAAGGAGCTGATGGCCAGAGCCTGCCACGATGCTAGCATGCGTCGTGAGCACCCCTTTATTGCGATTAACTGCGCCGCCATGCCTGACAGCGCCGCCGAAGAGGAGCTCTTCGGTTATGTCAGCGGTGGTGAAGTGGTCAAGCGCGGCTTCTTCGAGGAGGCCAAGGGCGGCACCGTCTTCTTAGATGAGATAGCGGAGATGTCCAAGGCGGCCCAGGTCAAACTGCTGCGCCTGCTGCAGGACGGCACCTTCCGCCGAGTAGGCGGCGATGTGGAGGTGCGCTCTGACGTGCGCATCATCTGCTCGACCCAGAAGAACCTGGCCGAACTATGTCAAACCGGCGAGTTCCGCGAAGATCTCTACTATCGCATCCATGTGCTCAGCTTCCATATGCCGTCGCTTCGCGAGCGCAAGGTGGATGTGATCCCCCTGACCGAGATGTTCCTCGAGCATTACAGTCAGCAGCTGTCTATCCCTATTCGTCGTATCTCGGCTCCATGCCGCGAGCATCTGCTGGGCTACGCCTGGCCGGGTAACGTGCGCCAGCTGAAAAACGCCATCTTCCGTGCGGTATCCATGTGGGATGGCTCGGCGGAGCTGACGGTGGATCAGCTCAAGCTACCGTCATACGCCGAGGGCTTTGGCTATTTCGATCATCAGTTTGAGGGCAGTCTGGATCAGGCGATGAAGCAGTTTGAGGCGAGTCTGCTCAGACGTCTCTATCCGGCTTACCCCAGTACCCGCCAGCTGGCGAAGAAACTTGGGGTGTCTCACACGGCTATCGCCAACAAGCTGAGGGAATATAAGATCAGCAAGCAAAAAGGGATGTAAAACCTTATTGCCAGTTGGCTGGCGGTTTTCTAGGCAGAGACAAGGCCGAAACCCCATGAATTTGGGGTTCTCTCTGCCTGTCATGAATTGTTTACAAATTTGAATGTTATGGGAAGGAGTGTGATTTGTATCACGCTATTCCTATCTTGAGGCGCATAGGGTATTTCTATGCCAAATTGATAGTCCCAGACCCATTAGCGGCGCGCCCCTAAGGTCTGGCAAGAGAAGAATTCGGAAGGAGTGGGTATGAAGTTAGCAAGTTATAACAACGGCCGTCGTGACGGTCAGCTGATGCTTGTGAGTAAAGATCTAACCAAGGCTGTTGCGGTACCGGCCATCGCGCACACCATGCAGCAGCTGCTCGACGCCTGGGATCTGCTTCAGCCGCAACTGCAAGAGCTTTATGAGGCCCTCAACCAAGGCGTGCTAGA is a window from the Shewanella loihica PV-4 genome containing:
- the tyrR gene encoding transcriptional regulator TyrR — protein: MRLEVSCIDRVGLAKDILVILEGYGINLIAIDASNQGFLYLQFAEVNFDVLSELLPLIRKVEGVHDVRTVSFMPSEQEHYALKTLLKTLPDSVFSIDVKGRIRIVNESALMTVNMGEHEVLDEPLNHWVQGFNFNRWLSEPLVLAQATRVNIGQSEYLAEMLPIYLPDENDKTILAGAVVSLKSPARVGKQFNALQNQTTGFENVLAVSDKMKEVLVQARRMAQLDAPLLITGETGTGKELMARACHDASMRREHPFIAINCAAMPDSAAEEELFGYVSGGEVVKRGFFEEAKGGTVFLDEIAEMSKAAQVKLLRLLQDGTFRRVGGDVEVRSDVRIICSTQKNLAELCQTGEFREDLYYRIHVLSFHMPSLRERKVDVIPLTEMFLEHYSQQLSIPIRRISAPCREHLLGYAWPGNVRQLKNAIFRAVSMWDGSAELTVDQLKLPSYAEGFGYFDHQFEGSLDQAMKQFEASLLRRLYPAYPSTRQLAKKLGVSHTAIANKLREYKISKQKGM